A portion of the Acidisoma sp. PAMC 29798 genome contains these proteins:
- a CDS encoding heparinase II/III family protein — translation MSGRESGGWMRGVRQTFARLPSLRMSRVPDAPTLPVRDLWPGDPTLGARLLKGELTAGNSVRVLQPGGWNDSSGSAVLRAAAHSFTWLRDLRALGTDAARQRARMLVSEWIAASQLDAVASRPDVMGARIAAWLGHYDFFAASADDAFRQRLMGRLVGDARALAAALPAEEGQARALTALKGLVAAAVALPDQGSFLTRALRFLPQELNRQILPDGSHIERSPASHLAALQDLTEIRALLQAAQATPPAGLGPSIEKLAVALRMLRHGDGGLALFNGTKEETSSLVDLVLTQAGRAARAPSQLVEGGFHRLQAGRSVLLLDTGAPPPPGLDANAHAGTLSFELSIGRDRLIVNCGAAPAAMSEWRDALRATAAHSTLIIGDMSSSEIKPEGLGRRPERVEVQRQEASGAHWLEASHDGWLKPLGALHRRRLYVAESGDDIRGEDVVEAATPQAFTIRFHLHPTVQASLQQDGEAALLRLPGGAGWRFRAEGAQVTLEESIYMGGTEPRRTEQIVLSCDAGEVQQVKWAITKVG, via the coding sequence ATGAGCGGACGTGAGTCCGGCGGCTGGATGCGCGGCGTCCGCCAGACCTTCGCACGGCTGCCCAGTCTGCGGATGTCGCGGGTGCCGGATGCGCCCACGCTGCCGGTGCGTGACCTCTGGCCCGGCGATCCCACCCTCGGTGCGCGGCTCCTCAAGGGTGAGTTGACAGCCGGCAACTCGGTGCGGGTTTTGCAGCCGGGGGGCTGGAACGACTCCTCGGGCTCCGCCGTGCTGCGCGCCGCCGCCCATAGTTTCACCTGGCTGCGCGACCTGCGCGCCCTCGGCACCGATGCCGCCCGGCAGCGGGCGCGGATGCTGGTGTCGGAATGGATCGCCGCCTCTCAGCTCGATGCCGTCGCCTCGCGCCCGGATGTCATGGGCGCGCGAATCGCCGCCTGGCTCGGCCATTACGATTTCTTCGCCGCCAGCGCCGATGACGCCTTTCGTCAGCGCCTCATGGGCCGGCTGGTGGGGGATGCGCGCGCCCTCGCGGCGGCCCTTCCCGCCGAGGAAGGCCAGGCCCGCGCCCTCACCGCGCTCAAGGGTCTCGTCGCGGCGGCCGTGGCGCTCCCCGACCAGGGGTCTTTCCTCACCCGCGCGCTGCGTTTCCTGCCGCAGGAACTGAACCGGCAGATTCTGCCCGACGGCAGCCATATCGAGCGCAGCCCCGCGAGCCACCTCGCCGCCTTGCAGGACTTGACGGAGATCCGCGCCTTGCTCCAGGCGGCGCAGGCAACCCCGCCGGCGGGCCTTGGGCCGTCGATCGAAAAGCTCGCTGTCGCATTGCGGATGCTGCGCCATGGCGATGGCGGCCTCGCGTTGTTCAACGGCACCAAGGAAGAAACCTCCAGCCTCGTCGATCTCGTCCTGACCCAGGCGGGCCGCGCCGCCCGCGCGCCGAGCCAATTGGTCGAGGGTGGGTTCCACCGCCTTCAGGCCGGGCGCAGCGTGCTGTTGCTGGATACCGGCGCGCCACCGCCGCCCGGGCTCGATGCCAATGCCCATGCCGGAACGCTCTCGTTCGAGCTGTCGATCGGGCGTGACCGGCTGATCGTCAATTGCGGCGCGGCACCAGCGGCGATGAGCGAGTGGCGCGATGCCCTGCGCGCCACGGCCGCCCACTCGACGCTCATCATTGGCGATATGAGTTCGTCCGAGATCAAGCCCGAGGGCCTGGGTCGCCGGCCGGAGCGGGTCGAGGTGCAGCGCCAGGAAGCCAGTGGTGCCCATTGGCTGGAAGCGAGCCATGACGGCTGGCTGAAGCCGCTCGGCGCCCTGCATCGCCGGCGCCTCTATGTCGCCGAAAGCGGGGACGATATTCGCGGTGAGGATGTGGTGGAGGCGGCGACGCCGCAGGCCTTCACGATCCGGTTCCATCTCCACCCGACCGTGCAGGCGAGCTTGCAGCAGGACGGAGAGGCGGCGTTGCTGCGTCTTCCGGGCGGCGCCGGCTGGCGCTTTCGGGCCGAGGGCGCGCAGGTCACGCTGGAGGAAAGCATCTACATGGGCGGCACCGAGCCGCGCCGGACCGAGCAGATCGTGCTGTCCTGCGATGCCGGTGAGGTGCAGCAGGTCAAATGGGCGATCACCAAGGTCGGCTGA
- the thpR gene encoding RNA 2',3'-cyclic phosphodiesterase, with protein sequence MRLFAAIDLPWSLRDRLAGLTTGLYGMRWMRRENLHLTLRFIGEIPPFRAEDVDLALLAVKARSFPLTIAGVGLFEKAGRVTALWAGVERNPQLDHLQAKIETALQRAGLEPERRRFVPHITLARTDQPANEKIASFIQTNNLLRAEPFQVEHFTLFSSQLGHDGSVYTAESEYALS encoded by the coding sequence ATGAGACTCTTCGCGGCCATCGACCTTCCCTGGTCGCTGCGGGACCGGCTCGCCGGCCTCACCACCGGCCTCTATGGCATGCGCTGGATGCGCCGCGAGAATCTCCATCTGACGCTGCGCTTCATCGGCGAAATCCCTCCGTTTCGCGCAGAAGACGTCGATCTCGCCTTGCTCGCGGTCAAGGCACGCAGCTTTCCGCTGACGATCGCGGGCGTCGGGCTCTTCGAGAAAGCCGGCCGCGTCACCGCCCTCTGGGCGGGTGTCGAGCGCAACCCCCAACTCGATCATCTTCAAGCCAAGATCGAAACCGCGCTGCAACGCGCCGGGCTGGAGCCAGAGCGGCGGCGATTCGTACCGCACATCACGCTCGCCCGCACGGACCAGCCGGCGAACGAGAAAATCGCCAGCTTCATTCAGACGAACAATCTGCTGCGGGCGGAGCCGTTCCAGGTCGAGCATTTTACGCTCTTTAGTTCGCAGCTTGGTCATGATGGTTCCGTCTATACGGCGGAAAGCGAGTACGCCTTATCCTGA
- a CDS encoding PIN domain-containing protein, protein MSAEVFFDTNILVYATTIDDPRAGLALAWLRRGGVISAQVLNEFTNVSHRKLARPWSRIRADLASFDTIVPGARPVGFSTHRLALTIAERDGVAFYDALIIAAALEAECSTLLSEDMQHGRVIEGNLTILNPFR, encoded by the coding sequence ATGAGCGCTGAGGTCTTCTTCGACACCAACATACTCGTTTACGCGACAACCATTGACGATCCTCGGGCGGGCTTAGCCCTCGCTTGGCTTCGGCGTGGCGGTGTTATCAGCGCGCAGGTGCTCAATGAGTTCACGAACGTCTCCCATCGTAAGTTAGCTCGGCCTTGGTCACGAATTCGAGCCGATCTGGCTTCTTTTGATACAATTGTGCCCGGAGCGAGGCCGGTCGGCTTTTCGACCCATCGTTTGGCGCTGACCATCGCGGAGCGAGACGGAGTTGCATTCTACGACGCGCTGATCATCGCGGCGGCCCTTGAAGCCGAGTGCTCGACATTACTGTCAGAGGATATGCAACATGGTCGCGTTATCGAGGGGAACCTAACGATCCTCAACCCGTTCCGTTAA
- the purH gene encoding bifunctional phosphoribosylaminoimidazolecarboxamide formyltransferase/IMP cyclohydrolase, whose translation MTDLVPVCRALISVSDKTGLIAFAQALVAAGAEILSTGGTARALRDAGIAVVEVSDHTGFPEIMDGRVKTLVPQIHGGILARRDLPAHMAQMAEHSIAPIDLVAVTLYPFEETVARGADAETTVENIDIGGPAMIRAAAKNHDFVAVLTDPAQYTQVAEALAAGGTDIALRRRLAGEAYARTAAYDAAIAAWFAAERQESFPDRFAISGRLRQTLRYGENPHQTAAFYVTDSRPGVATARQAQGKELSYNNLNDTDAAFECVAEFAGPTVVIVKHANPCGVASAATFAGAWDAALACDPVSAFGGIVALNGTLDAETAAKIATIFTEVIVAPDATAEAQAILAGKKNLRLLLTGGLPDPAAKALTLRTLSGGFLVQDRDAGRITAADLQIVTKRAPTEAEVIDLIFAFRVAKHVKSNAIIYAKGSATVGIGAGQMSRVDSARIAAWKATEAAKAAGLPAPLTQGSVAASDAFFPFADGLETIIAAGATAVIQPGGSMRDSEVIAAADAAGIAMVMTGMRHFRH comes from the coding sequence ATGACCGACCTCGTTCCCGTCTGCCGCGCCTTGATCTCGGTCTCGGACAAGACCGGCCTCATTGCCTTCGCGCAGGCCCTGGTGGCGGCAGGCGCGGAGATCCTCTCGACCGGCGGTACTGCCCGCGCGCTCCGTGACGCCGGCATCGCGGTGGTTGAAGTGTCCGACCACACCGGCTTCCCCGAAATCATGGACGGCCGGGTGAAAACCCTGGTGCCGCAAATCCATGGCGGCATCCTCGCCCGGCGTGACCTGCCCGCGCATATGGCGCAGATGGCCGAGCACAGCATCGCCCCGATCGATCTGGTCGCCGTGACCCTCTATCCCTTCGAGGAGACGGTCGCGCGCGGCGCGGACGCCGAGACGACGGTCGAGAATATCGACATCGGTGGCCCCGCCATGATCCGCGCCGCCGCCAAGAACCACGACTTCGTGGCCGTGCTCACCGATCCCGCACAATACACCCAAGTGGCGGAAGCCCTCGCCGCCGGCGGCACTGACATCGCGCTGCGTCGCCGCCTGGCAGGCGAGGCCTATGCCCGCACCGCCGCCTATGACGCCGCCATCGCCGCCTGGTTCGCCGCCGAGCGGCAAGAAAGCTTCCCCGACCGCTTCGCGATCAGCGGCCGGCTGCGGCAGACGCTGCGCTATGGCGAGAATCCGCACCAGACCGCCGCCTTCTATGTGACGGACAGCCGCCCTGGCGTCGCCACCGCCCGGCAGGCCCAGGGCAAGGAACTCTCCTACAACAACCTCAACGATACCGACGCCGCCTTCGAATGTGTGGCCGAATTTGCGGGTCCCACCGTCGTCATCGTCAAGCACGCCAATCCCTGCGGCGTCGCCTCTGCCGCCACCTTCGCTGGGGCCTGGGATGCGGCCCTCGCCTGCGACCCGGTCAGCGCCTTCGGCGGTATCGTGGCACTCAACGGCACGCTGGACGCCGAGACCGCCGCCAAGATCGCCACCATCTTCACCGAGGTCATCGTCGCCCCCGACGCGACGGCTGAGGCGCAGGCCATTCTCGCGGGCAAGAAGAACCTCCGCCTTTTGCTGACCGGCGGACTGCCTGACCCGGCGGCCAAGGCCCTGACCCTCCGGACCCTGTCAGGCGGATTCCTGGTGCAGGACCGCGATGCCGGGCGGATCACCGCCGCCGACCTCCAGATCGTGACCAAGCGCGCGCCGACCGAAGCTGAAGTGATCGACCTCATCTTCGCGTTCCGCGTCGCCAAGCACGTCAAGTCCAACGCCATCATCTATGCCAAGGGTTCGGCGACCGTCGGCATCGGCGCCGGGCAGATGAGCCGCGTGGACAGCGCGCGCATCGCCGCCTGGAAGGCCACCGAAGCCGCGAAGGCCGCCGGCCTGCCGGCGCCGCTGACGCAGGGCAGCGTCGCCGCCTCCGACGCCTTCTTCCCCTTCGCGGATGGGCTGGAGACGATCATCGCGGCCGGCGCGACGGCGGTCATCCAGCCCGGCGGGTCGATGCGCGACAGCGAGGTGATCGCGGCGGCCGATGCCGCCGGCATCGCCATGGTCATGACCGGGATGCGCCACTTCCGCCATTGA
- the mbfA gene encoding iron exporter MbfA, with protein sequence MRNFSDLTEREILALAIGNEEEDGRIYIDFAEGLRQDFPASARVFMEMAEEESGHRRDLLTLYQEKFGEHIPLVRRQDVRGFMTRKPVWQIRPLSVATARQHMQAMEIEAEQFYSRAAARSQDASIRKLLGDLALAESTHENKADQLVEKNLGAHELLDEAETGRRNLLLRFVQPGLAGLMDGSVSTLAPLFASAFATGHSWDAFLVGISASLGAGISMAFAEALSDNGSLTGRGSPVVRGLVCGLMTTIGGLGHSLPFLIHDFRTAVAVAICVVLVELAAISWIRWKYMDTPPLAATLQVAFGGALVFATGVLIGNS encoded by the coding sequence ATGCGGAACTTTTCTGATCTGACGGAACGCGAAATCCTCGCCTTGGCGATTGGCAACGAGGAGGAAGACGGGCGCATCTATATCGACTTCGCTGAAGGCCTGAGGCAGGATTTTCCCGCCAGCGCCCGCGTCTTCATGGAGATGGCGGAGGAGGAAAGCGGCCACAGGCGCGATCTTCTAACACTGTATCAAGAGAAATTCGGCGAACATATTCCGCTGGTGCGCCGACAGGATGTGCGCGGATTCATGACGCGCAAGCCGGTCTGGCAAATCCGCCCGCTCAGTGTCGCCACGGCGCGGCAGCATATGCAGGCGATGGAAATCGAGGCGGAGCAGTTCTACAGCCGCGCCGCCGCGCGCAGCCAGGACGCCTCCATCCGCAAGCTCCTTGGCGATCTCGCGCTTGCCGAGAGCACGCATGAGAATAAGGCCGATCAACTGGTCGAAAAGAACCTCGGCGCACATGAGTTGCTGGACGAGGCGGAGACCGGGCGCCGCAACCTGCTGCTGCGCTTCGTCCAGCCCGGTCTCGCGGGATTGATGGATGGCTCGGTCTCAACACTGGCGCCGCTCTTCGCCTCGGCCTTTGCGACGGGCCATAGTTGGGACGCCTTCCTCGTCGGCATCTCCGCCTCCCTCGGCGCCGGCATCTCGATGGCGTTTGCCGAAGCCCTGTCGGACAATGGCAGCCTCACTGGCCGCGGCTCGCCGGTGGTGCGCGGCCTGGTCTGCGGATTGATGACGACGATCGGCGGCCTCGGTCACAGCCTGCCGTTTCTCATCCACGATTTCCGCACGGCAGTCGCCGTGGCCATTTGCGTCGTGCTGGTGGAACTGGCGGCAATCAGCTGGATCCGCTGGAAATACATGGACACGCCGCCCTTGGCCGCGACGCTTCAGGTGGCCTTCGGCGGCGCCCTGGTCTTCGCGACCGGCGTCCTCATCGGAAATAGCTGA
- a CDS encoding AbrB/MazE/SpoVT family DNA-binding domain-containing protein — protein MHVRKSAGGLAVDLPVSVVERLGLKEGDAVEIEVGDDQTLRVSLQDERGLAIAELRARATPLPPDYRFNRDEANER, from the coding sequence ATGCACGTTCGAAAATCCGCCGGTGGGCTTGCGGTTGATCTGCCGGTGAGCGTCGTCGAAAGACTTGGCCTCAAAGAAGGTGATGCCGTCGAGATTGAGGTCGGCGACGACCAAACCCTCCGCGTCTCGCTTCAGGACGAACGTGGCCTAGCCATAGCGGAATTACGCGCGCGCGCGACACCGCTTCCTCCTGACTATAGGTTCAATCGTGACGAGGCGAATGAGCGCTGA
- a CDS encoding ABC transporter ATP-binding protein: MTDDLPQAAAPRAPIIRIRDLTLSIPAAAGPVNILRGIDLDVEAGERIGIVGPSGSGKTSLLMLLAGLERASSGSITVAGEDLGPMDEDARARFRRRNLGIVFQSFHLIPTMTAQENVAVPLELAARADAARVAAEALGRVGLGHRLTHRPSQLSGGEQQRVALARAFAPAPRLLLADEPTGNLDGDTGRLVMDLLFDLCGQGGATLLLITHDPALAARCDRGVTIKNGLLV; the protein is encoded by the coding sequence ATGACCGACGATCTCCCCCAGGCTGCGGCGCCGCGCGCGCCGATCATCAGGATACGCGATCTCACACTTAGCATTCCCGCCGCCGCAGGTCCGGTCAATATCCTCCGGGGCATCGATCTGGACGTCGAAGCCGGGGAGCGGATCGGCATCGTGGGTCCCTCGGGCTCGGGCAAGACCAGCCTGCTCATGCTGCTGGCGGGGCTGGAGCGGGCGAGTTCCGGCAGCATCACCGTCGCGGGCGAGGACCTCGGCCCGATGGACGAGGACGCGCGGGCGAGGTTCCGCAGGCGGAACCTTGGCATCGTGTTCCAGTCCTTCCACCTGATCCCGACGATGACGGCGCAGGAGAACGTCGCCGTGCCGCTGGAACTGGCGGCGCGCGCGGATGCGGCGCGAGTGGCGGCCGAGGCGCTGGGCCGTGTCGGCCTCGGGCATCGGTTGACGCATCGGCCATCCCAGCTGTCCGGCGGCGAGCAACAGCGTGTGGCCCTCGCGCGCGCCTTCGCCCCAGCGCCGCGCCTGCTGCTGGCGGATGAGCCGACCGGCAATCTGGACGGTGACACTGGCCGGCTGGTGATGGATCTACTGTTCGATCTCTGCGGCCAGGGCGGCGCCACGCTACTGCTGATCACCCATGATCCGGCGCTCGCGGCGCGCTGCGATCGCGGCGTGACGATCAAGAACGGCTTGCTCGTTTGA
- a CDS encoding glycosyltransferase family 4 protein gives MKIVEITNTDFAMRHFLAPLLREGRARGHEMVGVCPEGPLLAPLRAEGFRIVTLPLPRSASPVAQARAFAGLVRFLRTEKPDLVHAHMPISGFLGRMAAKAAGVPRVAYTCHGFLFNQPSPWPRRAASLAMELSAGQITDLFMTVSEEEAADAKRLHIARNPIAIGNGRDPALFHPDPEARARMRATLGVPDDRVVVVIVSRLVRHKGHPELLAAMAAVPDAELWVVGDRLASDHGEDLETYFVASGLGPRLRRLGYREDTAAVLAAADIFALPSHFEGLPMSVIEAMLTGLPVVATDIRGPREQVVQGETGFLVPPRSIEPLGDALTTLVRDPALRAAMGAAGMARARVRFDEPRIIARTLDLLTALNGTG, from the coding sequence TTGAAAATAGTCGAAATCACGAACACCGACTTCGCGATGCGCCATTTCCTGGCGCCGCTGCTGCGGGAAGGCCGTGCCCGTGGCCATGAGATGGTCGGCGTCTGCCCCGAAGGCCCATTGCTGGCGCCCTTGAGGGCGGAAGGGTTTCGCATCGTGACGCTGCCGCTGCCGCGCAGTGCCTCCCCGGTTGCCCAGGCGCGGGCCTTCGCGGGCCTCGTGCGCTTTCTGCGAACCGAAAAACCCGATCTCGTCCATGCTCATATGCCGATCAGCGGCTTCCTCGGCCGGATGGCGGCGAAGGCCGCCGGCGTGCCCCGCGTCGCCTATACCTGCCACGGCTTCCTGTTCAACCAGCCGAGCCCCTGGCCGCGCCGCGCGGCGTCCCTGGCGATGGAGCTATCGGCCGGCCAGATCACCGACCTGTTCATGACGGTGTCGGAGGAAGAGGCGGCCGACGCCAAGCGCCTTCACATCGCCCGCAACCCGATCGCCATCGGCAATGGCCGTGACCCTGCACTGTTTCACCCCGATCCGGAAGCGCGCGCGCGCATGCGCGCAACTCTCGGCGTGCCAGACGATCGTGTGGTGGTCGTCATCGTCTCGCGCCTAGTCCGTCACAAAGGCCATCCCGAATTGCTGGCCGCCATGGCGGCCGTGCCGGACGCGGAGCTATGGGTGGTGGGGGACCGCCTCGCCTCCGATCACGGCGAAGATCTCGAAACCTATTTTGTCGCGAGTGGCCTCGGGCCCCGTCTGCGGCGGCTGGGCTATCGGGAGGATACGGCGGCGGTTCTGGCGGCGGCCGATATCTTTGCGTTGCCAAGCCATTTCGAGGGGCTGCCGATGTCGGTCATTGAGGCGATGCTGACCGGCCTGCCGGTGGTCGCGACCGACATTCGCGGCCCGCGCGAGCAGGTGGTGCAGGGCGAGACGGGCTTTCTGGTGCCGCCGCGTTCGATTGAACCCCTTGGCGATGCGTTGACCACGCTTGTCCGCGATCCCGCGCTCCGTGCGGCGATGGGCGCCGCCGGCATGGCGCGTGCGAGGGTTCGCTTCGACGAGCCGCGCATCATTGCCCGAACGCTGGATCTGCTGACAGCCCTTAACGGAACGGGTTGA
- a CDS encoding ABC transporter permease encodes MRLAWRLALRDLRGGTRGLIIVLLCLGVGVASIAGIGSLRASLGQGLAEHSRAILGGDLALSTSLGPFPPALRDWFMARGARVSETVETRSILVAPSGRRLLAAAKAVSPNWPLLGTVTSAPAGQFPTLGQGRGLLLDPTAAQTLKLVPGDAITLGGTKLVYRGTIIDSPDSIGDSRLFGVKAFVALPALAGTPLIMPGGLVTFNLQAALAPGASVPATIAALKVKFPQAVWRVRTTGEAAPDLSRFVDQAALFMTLLGLAALLVGGIGVANGVEAWLAGRARSIATLRCLGASARMVTTVHALQLAILGIPGIGIGLAIGAVLPVLVLPILRGKLPVPDHIGLYAQPLVLAAGFGLLVGVVFAMRPLRRAAAISGAALFRAAALPGRVPWSLGAAFAELLCIAALIALAAASVPRPSLAIGFCLGSIGTLLLLRGIAWLVQRALPWLPASGNVAISLALRRLHGPGSPLPLMLMSAGAGLTVLVAVAEIRANLLAEFTSQLPSAAPSFYFIDIQPPDLPKFEAVVKSSGAAHDLHELPSLRARIVAVNGVPTADFHAEGQNGWPLRGDTGLTYAATPPPGTKLTAGTWWPADYRGPPEVSFDARIAKAWGLKLGDSLSVSVLGRRFDLRIANLRDIRWQSLQLNFLLIGTPDPFAGAPHTVIATVKADPGHEGTVLAAVTDALPGVTGIDVGQVLAALSRLLGQIGTAVSLVGLVALLAGGLVLVSAIAAERERRIAEAVVLKTLGATRAQIRLAWLTEFAVAGGIAGLAAAILGDVAAALAIRQVFHTDWQFLPGIMLLTVALSILGMIALGFVSTERALRQPAAPRLRLENGT; translated from the coding sequence ATGCGTCTCGCCTGGCGGCTGGCGCTGCGGGATCTGCGCGGCGGCACCCGCGGCCTGATCATCGTGCTGCTGTGCCTCGGTGTCGGCGTCGCCTCCATCGCCGGCATCGGTTCCCTGCGCGCCTCTTTGGGCCAGGGGCTGGCCGAGCATAGCAGGGCCATCCTCGGCGGCGATCTCGCCCTGTCCACCAGTCTTGGGCCCTTTCCGCCCGCGCTGCGGGACTGGTTCATGGCGCGGGGCGCGCGGGTGTCGGAAACCGTGGAGACACGATCGATCCTGGTGGCGCCGTCCGGCCGCCGGTTGCTGGCCGCCGCCAAGGCGGTGAGCCCGAACTGGCCGCTATTGGGCACGGTTACTAGCGCGCCGGCCGGGCAATTCCCGACGCTCGGCCAAGGGCGTGGATTGTTGCTGGACCCGACTGCGGCGCAGACGCTGAAGCTGGTGCCGGGCGATGCCATCACACTCGGCGGCACCAAGCTGGTCTATCGCGGCACCATCATCGATTCGCCCGACAGCATCGGCGACAGCCGGCTGTTCGGCGTGAAGGCCTTCGTGGCTCTGCCGGCTCTGGCGGGCACGCCGCTCATCATGCCGGGCGGGTTGGTGACCTTCAATCTGCAGGCGGCCTTGGCGCCCGGCGCTTCCGTGCCCGCGACCATCGCTGCACTCAAGGTAAAATTCCCGCAAGCGGTGTGGCGGGTCCGCACGACGGGGGAGGCAGCGCCGGATCTGTCCCGCTTCGTCGATCAGGCGGCACTGTTCATGACGCTGCTCGGCCTTGCCGCGCTGCTGGTCGGCGGCATCGGCGTCGCCAATGGCGTCGAGGCCTGGCTCGCCGGGCGCGCGCGGAGCATCGCGACGCTGCGCTGCCTCGGCGCCTCCGCCCGGATGGTCACGACTGTCCACGCTCTGCAACTGGCCATCCTCGGCATTCCCGGCATCGGGATCGGTCTGGCGATTGGCGCGGTCTTGCCGGTGCTGGTTCTGCCGATCTTGCGGGGCAAGCTGCCGGTGCCCGACCACATCGGGCTCTATGCGCAGCCGTTGGTGCTGGCGGCTGGCTTCGGCCTGTTGGTGGGGGTGGTCTTCGCCATGCGGCCGCTGCGCCGGGCGGCGGCCATTTCAGGCGCCGCGCTATTCCGCGCCGCCGCCTTGCCGGGCCGCGTCCCCTGGAGTTTGGGCGCCGCCTTCGCGGAACTGCTGTGCATCGCGGCCCTGATCGCCCTCGCGGCGGCGTCCGTGCCGCGCCCCTCCCTCGCCATCGGATTCTGTCTCGGGTCGATCGGCACGCTGCTGCTGTTGCGCGGCATCGCCTGGCTGGTGCAGCGCGCCTTGCCATGGCTGCCGGCCTCGGGAAACGTGGCCATATCGCTCGCTCTGAGACGCCTGCACGGTCCCGGTTCGCCCTTGCCGCTGATGCTGATGTCGGCGGGGGCAGGGCTCACGGTGCTGGTGGCGGTGGCTGAAATCCGCGCCAATCTGCTCGCCGAATTCACCAGCCAATTGCCCAGCGCGGCGCCCAGCTTCTACTTCATCGACATCCAGCCGCCCGATCTTCCGAAGTTCGAGGCGGTGGTGAAATCCTCGGGCGCGGCCCATGACCTGCACGAACTGCCAAGCCTGCGGGCGCGGATCGTGGCAGTGAATGGCGTGCCGACGGCAGATTTTCATGCCGAGGGCCAGAACGGTTGGCCGCTGCGGGGCGATACCGGCCTCACCTATGCCGCCACGCCGCCGCCGGGCACCAAATTGACCGCCGGCACCTGGTGGCCCGCCGATTACCGTGGGCCGCCGGAAGTGTCCTTCGACGCGCGCATCGCCAAGGCCTGGGGGCTGAAACTCGGTGACAGCCTCAGCGTCAGCGTTTTGGGGCGGCGGTTCGACCTGCGCATTGCCAATCTGCGCGATATCCGCTGGCAGTCGCTGCAACTGAACTTCCTGCTCATTGGCACGCCCGATCCCTTTGCCGGCGCACCGCATACGGTGATCGCGACGGTGAAGGCCGATCCGGGCCACGAGGGCACTGTCCTGGCAGCGGTGACCGATGCGCTGCCCGGCGTGACCGGCATCGATGTCGGTCAGGTCTTGGCGGCGTTGAGCCGGCTGCTCGGCCAGATCGGCACGGCGGTCAGCCTCGTCGGGCTGGTGGCTTTGCTTGCGGGCGGTTTGGTGCTGGTGAGCGCCATCGCCGCAGAGCGCGAGCGGCGCATTGCCGAGGCGGTGGTGCTGAAGACGCTGGGCGCGACCCGCGCGCAGATCCGGCTCGCCTGGCTGACGGAATTCGCTGTCGCCGGCGGTATTGCGGGTCTCGCGGCCGCCATCCTAGGCGATGTGGCGGCGGCCTTGGCCATCCGGCAGGTCTTTCATACCGATTGGCAGTTTCTGCCGGGGATCATGCTGCTGACGGTGGCACTGAGCATTCTGGGCATGATCGCGCTGGGCTTCGTCTCGACCGAGCGGGCGTTGCGCCAGCCGGCGGCGCCACGCCTGCGGCTGGAGAATGGGACGTAA
- a CDS encoding arylesterase — MRHAVAAPVRLLVLGDSLTAGYGLPAEEGFQAKLAAALKAKGADVVLVDAAVSGDTTADAAARLDWALGGGEVDAALVELGGNDGLRALDPKQMRANLTHILDTFQAKHIPVLLSGMIAPPNLGTEYGDQFTAVFTDLGRRPGLIYDPFFLEGLVGHPDLAQADGLHPNAAGVDIEVARLTPIILTLVAQAQAQMKDLPKAGQG; from the coding sequence ATGAGGCATGCCGTCGCCGCACCCGTCCGTCTGCTTGTGCTCGGCGATTCTCTCACGGCGGGCTACGGGCTGCCGGCCGAGGAGGGCTTTCAGGCCAAGCTTGCCGCCGCGCTCAAGGCCAAGGGCGCCGATGTGGTGCTGGTCGATGCCGCCGTCTCGGGCGATACGACGGCGGATGCCGCCGCCCGGCTCGACTGGGCGCTCGGCGGCGGAGAGGTCGATGCGGCGCTGGTCGAACTCGGCGGCAATGACGGTCTGCGCGCCCTGGACCCGAAGCAGATGCGGGCTAATCTCACGCATATCCTCGACACCTTTCAGGCCAAGCATATTCCGGTTCTGTTGAGCGGCATGATCGCGCCGCCGAACCTAGGCACGGAATACGGTGACCAGTTCACGGCAGTTTTCACCGATCTCGGACGGCGCCCTGGCCTGATCTACGACCCCTTCTTTTTGGAGGGACTCGTCGGCCACCCCGATCTCGCCCAGGCGGACGGCCTGCATCCCAATGCGGCGGGCGTCGATATCGAAGTCGCGCGGCTGACCCCGATCATTCTCACGCTCGTGGCCCAAGCCCAAGCCCAGATGAAAGATCTGCCGAAGGCCGGGCAGGGATGA